In Nocardioides sp. JQ2195, a genomic segment contains:
- a CDS encoding methyltransferase gives MTRHTRQRHPKGASHVGERHTVVVGPIAHGGHCVARIPVEGSDGETRVVFVRHALPDEEVVIEITEGTEGDRFWRGDAVSVTRSSEARVEAPCPYAGPGACGGCDFQHVSIAGQRDLKTVVVREQFRRLAKMDVDVEVEAVPGDVDGLAWRTRVDYVHTEDGGLAMRRHRSRSVVPIDECLIAAPDAIDTSVSGSAPRLESVHGREFQVAADGFWQVHPGAPTTLVDTVLDFLDPQPGEKALDLYAGVGLFARFLAERVGESGRVVAIEGNSLACAHARENLTEHRRAVVGVGTVDRVLAKSFDEPFDLVVLDPPREGARRKVVLQIVDRAPRAVAYVACDPASLARDVATFAEAGYRLERLRAFDLFPMTSHVECVALLVKHDSDLR, from the coding sequence ATGACCCGCCACACCCGTCAGCGACACCCCAAGGGTGCCTCCCACGTGGGGGAGCGGCACACGGTCGTCGTCGGTCCGATCGCTCACGGTGGCCACTGCGTCGCCCGCATTCCCGTGGAGGGCAGCGACGGAGAGACGCGCGTCGTCTTCGTCCGCCATGCGTTGCCCGACGAGGAAGTGGTCATCGAGATCACCGAGGGAACGGAGGGCGACAGGTTCTGGCGTGGCGATGCGGTCTCCGTCACGAGGTCATCGGAAGCCCGCGTCGAGGCGCCGTGTCCCTACGCCGGCCCCGGCGCCTGCGGTGGGTGCGACTTCCAGCACGTCTCGATCGCGGGGCAGCGTGACCTGAAGACCGTCGTGGTCCGTGAACAGTTCCGACGGTTGGCCAAGATGGACGTGGACGTCGAGGTGGAGGCGGTTCCCGGCGACGTCGACGGACTGGCCTGGCGCACCCGGGTCGACTACGTGCACACCGAGGACGGCGGGCTCGCGATGCGACGACACCGCTCGCGTTCCGTGGTCCCGATCGACGAGTGCCTGATCGCCGCACCCGACGCGATCGACACGTCGGTCTCCGGCAGTGCCCCGCGCCTCGAGTCGGTCCACGGACGCGAGTTCCAGGTGGCGGCGGATGGCTTCTGGCAGGTGCACCCCGGTGCGCCGACGACCTTGGTCGACACCGTGCTGGACTTCCTCGATCCACAGCCGGGGGAGAAGGCGCTGGACCTCTATGCAGGGGTCGGCCTCTTCGCCCGCTTCCTCGCCGAGCGGGTGGGGGAGTCCGGTCGCGTGGTGGCGATCGAGGGAAACTCCCTGGCCTGCGCTCACGCGCGCGAGAACCTCACCGAGCACCGGCGCGCGGTGGTCGGAGTCGGCACGGTCGACCGGGTGCTGGCCAAGTCCTTCGACGAACCCTTCGATCTCGTGGTCCTCGACCCGCCTCGTGAGGGGGCGCGTCGCAAGGTGGTGCTGCAGATCGTGGACCGCGCTCCGCGTGCCGTGGCGTACGTCGCGTGCGACCCGGCCTCGCTTGCGCGTGACGTCGCCACGTTCGCGGAGGCGGGTTATCGGCTGGAGCGGCTCCGGGCCTTCGACCTGTTCCCGATGACCAGCCACGTGGAGTGCGTTGCCCTGCTGGTGAAGCATGACTCTGACCTGCGGTAA
- a CDS encoding APC family permease produces the protein MGVGDVSKRILLGRKLRSSQLGETLLPKRVALPVFASDALSSVAYAPDEIFIMLSLAGASAYTWSWKIGLAVALVMIAVVASYRQTVHAYPSGGGDYEVATENLGRTAGVTVAAALLVDYVLTVAVSISSGAQYAASALPFLSGHEASFAVGLVIVLAALNLRGIRESGTLFAIPTYAFMLAILGMCAIGLVRFFAGDLPSVESADLQITPASGYEDTLTNVALVFLLARAFSSGCAALTGVEAISNGVPAFRRPKSKNAATTLLLLGLIAITMMLSVIMLAREMGLKYVDPHHLERLRTADGDALPGDYDQHTVIAQIARAVFDNFSPGFYFVVTMTGIVLVLAANTAFNGFPVLGSILARDGLAPRALGSRGDRLAYSNGILFLAAVAIVLILAFDAEVTRLIQLYIVGVFVSFTLSQLGMIRHWTRNLATERDPATRHRMQRSRVINTIGLAMTGAVLVVVLVTKFLEGAWITILAMVVFFTLMKAIRRHYDLVEAELAIDDQDKVLPTRVHAIVLVSKLHKPTLRALAFAKASRPNALEAVYVGTDTKSTDKLLAEWDERGIDVPLKVLYSPYRELVKPIVDYAIEIRRASPRGVVAVYIPEYVVGRWWEQALHNQTALRLKGRLLFTPGVMVTSVPYQLRSSQVALEREERDLTRTRAGDVRRGNMAGQTRYRKRDQR, from the coding sequence CTCGGCGTACACCTGGTCCTGGAAGATCGGTCTGGCCGTCGCGCTGGTGATGATCGCCGTGGTCGCGTCGTACCGCCAGACCGTGCACGCCTATCCCAGCGGCGGTGGTGACTACGAGGTCGCCACCGAGAACCTCGGCCGCACGGCCGGGGTCACGGTGGCTGCTGCCCTGCTGGTCGACTACGTCCTCACCGTGGCGGTGTCGATCTCCTCGGGCGCGCAGTACGCCGCCTCCGCGCTGCCGTTCCTGTCAGGGCACGAGGCCAGCTTCGCGGTCGGTCTCGTCATCGTGCTGGCTGCGCTGAACCTGCGCGGGATCCGGGAGTCCGGGACGCTCTTCGCGATCCCGACCTATGCGTTCATGCTCGCCATCCTGGGCATGTGCGCGATCGGCCTCGTTCGTTTCTTCGCCGGTGACCTTCCGAGCGTGGAGAGCGCCGACCTGCAGATCACCCCTGCCTCCGGCTACGAAGACACGCTGACCAACGTCGCCCTGGTGTTCCTCCTGGCCCGCGCGTTCTCCTCGGGCTGCGCGGCGCTGACCGGCGTCGAGGCCATCTCGAACGGAGTGCCGGCCTTCCGGCGTCCGAAGTCGAAGAACGCGGCCACCACGCTCCTGCTGCTCGGCCTGATCGCGATCACGATGATGCTGAGTGTCATCATGCTGGCCCGCGAGATGGGCTTGAAGTACGTCGACCCGCACCACCTCGAGAGACTGCGCACGGCCGACGGGGACGCGCTCCCCGGGGACTACGACCAGCACACCGTGATCGCGCAGATCGCCCGGGCCGTCTTCGACAACTTCTCGCCGGGCTTCTACTTCGTGGTGACGATGACCGGCATCGTGCTGGTGCTGGCCGCCAACACCGCGTTCAACGGATTCCCGGTGCTCGGCTCGATCCTGGCCAGGGACGGCCTGGCTCCGCGGGCGCTCGGCTCACGAGGTGACCGGTTGGCCTACAGCAACGGGATCCTGTTCCTGGCGGCGGTGGCGATCGTGCTGATCCTCGCCTTCGACGCCGAGGTCACCCGACTGATCCAGCTCTACATCGTCGGCGTCTTCGTCTCGTTCACGCTCAGCCAGCTGGGCATGATCCGGCACTGGACCCGCAACCTGGCCACCGAGCGGGATCCGGCAACGCGGCACAGGATGCAGCGGTCGCGGGTGATCAACACGATCGGGCTGGCGATGACCGGGGCGGTCCTGGTCGTCGTCCTCGTCACCAAGTTCCTCGAGGGCGCATGGATCACCATCCTGGCCATGGTGGTCTTCTTCACGCTGATGAAGGCGATCCGGCGGCACTACGACCTCGTGGAGGCGGAGCTGGCCATCGACGACCAGGACAAGGTCCTGCCGACCCGGGTGCACGCCATCGTCCTGGTCTCGAAGCTGCACAAGCCCACCCTGCGAGCCCTGGCCTTCGCCAAGGCCAGCCGCCCCAACGCGTTGGAGGCTGTCTACGTCGGCACCGACACCAAGTCGACCGACAAGTTGTTGGCGGAGTGGGACGAGCGCGGCATCGACGTGCCCCTCAAGGTGCTCTACTCGCCGTACCGCGAGCTGGTCAAGCCGATCGTCGACTACGCGATCGAGATTCGCCGGGCCAGCCCGCGCGGCGTGGTCGCGGTCTACATCCCTGAGTACGTCGTGGGCCGCTGGTGGGAGCAGGCCCTGCACAACCAGACCGCCCTGCGGCTCAAGGGACGCCTGCTGTTCACCCCCGGGGTGATGGTGACCTCGGTTCCCTACCAGCTGCGTTCCTCGCAAGTCGCTCTCGAGCGAGAAGAACGTGACCTCACCCGCACCCGCGCCGGCGACGTACGCCGCGGCAACATGGCGGGCCAGACCCGCTATCGGAAGCGAGACCAGCGATGA
- a CDS encoding GntR family transcriptional regulator, whose product MSVGTETAADRAHEYLRGAIMRGELTGGTMLSENELAARLSMSRTPVRAALVRLQQEGWVTIYPQRGALVRSIELGELQESAQMRHALETCGVHRSTEHTRSRARATLTENLAQQESVLASGAFDGFAPLALQFHRGFVELAQNQLMLVAYDRLQDRQLFSINQSAPRIAGDPALVIAEHRTLMTAALDGDQHAFSDALDAHQTRSHGFEDGRPG is encoded by the coding sequence ATGTCAGTCGGCACCGAGACCGCAGCAGATCGCGCCCACGAATACCTTCGCGGAGCGATCATGCGCGGCGAACTGACCGGCGGAACGATGCTCAGCGAGAACGAGCTGGCCGCCCGACTGTCCATGAGCCGCACCCCGGTCCGCGCTGCCCTGGTCCGCCTGCAGCAAGAAGGCTGGGTCACCATCTATCCCCAGCGCGGCGCGCTCGTGCGCTCCATCGAGCTCGGAGAACTGCAGGAGTCCGCACAGATGCGGCACGCGCTCGAAACCTGCGGCGTCCACCGCTCCACCGAACACACTCGGAGCCGAGCGCGTGCGACGCTCACCGAGAACCTGGCCCAGCAGGAGTCGGTGCTGGCCTCGGGCGCCTTCGACGGCTTCGCTCCCTTGGCGTTGCAGTTCCATCGGGGGTTCGTCGAGCTGGCCCAGAACCAGCTGATGCTGGTGGCCTACGACCGACTCCAGGATCGCCAGCTGTTCTCCATCAACCAGAGTGCACCACGCATCGCAGGTGACCCGGCCCTCGTCATCGCCGAGCACCGCACTCTGATGACGGCCGCCCTCGACGGTGACCAGCACGCGTTCTCCGACGCACTCGACGCGCATCAGACGCGAAGCCACGGCTTCGAGGACGGCCGGCCGGGCTGA